ACTGGCAGAAACACCAACCCGTTGAATAAGCCGAAAATTATGACGAGAAGGAAAATTTTGGCAAATGTCTGGAAAGTGTAAGCTTGTGACATGCTTAGAAGAGACAAGGAAAGTAAGGTAGCCCCTCCACCTAACAGCACCGCACCGCCTATTGCCGTGATCGTTTTGAAAGCCCTATCGGATCGAGAGCCGTCAGGAATCGTGAGGAACGTGTGTCCTACGTGCGCCGCGTAGTCCACGCACAAACCTATTGCAAGCTCGAGTCCGATACAGCAAACTATGTCCACAGTCATCCCCCATCTTTGCATAAAACCTAAAACATTTACTATTGTTAATAGAACACACATGAATATCCAAAAACACATCTGCAGATTTGTTATCAAGACTGCCGTGCAAACCATGACGCACAGCAGAGCCAACTCTACGTTCCTCTCGACTTCGACAGCTATGATTTCATCTGTGACCCAGTTGGCGAAGACTTTCGACCATACGCTGCGATATCCGTCACCGGAAGATATGGACGCATTCTCCACTAAATTCTTTACTTGATTCATTGCCGGAATGTATTCGTCTGGTCCGTTGAATTTTGTAAATTTAAATGATATATGAGATGCCTTTATCGTCGTTGCCGATTGACCACACTTAAACGGTTTTGAAAACTTTAAATTCCTTTGGTATCTTCCACCGATTGGACTAAATAAGAACTTAGATAAATACAAGTTGAACTGTTCCTTTGAAACGGCGGTTGAGTTGTACACATCTAAATGGAAGTTACTTTGTACATATCCGTGAAAAGGATGGAGCCAAGTAACAACATCCTTAACATACGTCTTATTTTCCAAAGATTTCGTCATATTATACAAATGCGACAGTTCTTGGCGGTAATCCATTTCTCCGAGGAAAACCATTGCTGTATGCCCTTCTTCTGGGTAATAGTGGTCGTGAACGTTCAGGTACTGCTTGTAGTCAGAATATTCGGGAATAAACCATTTAGGATCAAACCTCTGTTCCAATTTAAGTATCGCTTCTATGCTAAATCCTGTTACAGCCAATGTAAATATAATGACTATTATTTTACCAGGTGTAGTAAAAACCacgtttttataaaattttgcaAACAATTTTTGCATAGTAGTCTTATCCTTAGCCAGCGAAACTGGAGATTTGTGGCGATAACAAAATAGGATACCATTTCTATTCGCTTCTATTCTCTTTATATCCAGGGTAAACACAGCTACGTAGAAAGTAACAGAGTaacaaaaaatgaaaaatacccCAAACGCCGCGTATATACAGAAAGATTTTAACGATGGTAAAATTGTGATGGCGCCAATCAGTAGGGCGACAATATCAGTGAAGGAAGTGATGACGATGGACACGCCTGCGTGTTTCAGCATCAGCCCCACTTTATATGGGATGCTCTTTCGCGAGTCAGCTTCAGGTAAATTTTCCCAACAAGCTTGCATTACAAACATGTCGTCTACACCTAAACCCATTAGGAGAAATGGTAGAGACGAATGGACGGGACCAAATGAGATACCAATGACGGAACACCAACTAACGGCCGAGATATATGCCATACCTACACACAGTAAACCTACGCTGCCTAAAGTCAACCTTACCTCTAACCAGGTAAATCTAGAGAGTCCAAACtgtatatacataaacattaAAAGAATACCAATGAACAGTTTACCAAGTTCTTGCATTATCGCATCTCCACTTACGTCAGCGAAACTTCTTCCAGCTTCATAATAGAGTGTAATGTTGCTCAGATTGTTTGATAATGTGACCATTAAATCGACATATTTCTGTTCCCACAAACCAAGAGGCACAGTAAGCCAGTCTTCAGTCCCTACTAAATTACCCACTTCATTCAAGTCAACGGCTGACATATTTACTTCTGTATACCAAGTCAGTATAACAGACTTGGCTGCAACAATGTCTCCGTTTTCATCATGACTCATGCCACCCAGCAACTCTGTATAATCAAAATCATGACCCGAAACAGGGTTAATCTTAACACTATTTACTTTACTAACAATGTCATATTTAGTTGCACCTTTAATTAAATCTAAGTCATTCTTAAACAAATCTACAATATTGTGCTGCAAACATGTCATCGGAAAGTTTTCAATAAATCCACAGTAAAAGTCTTCACCGATCCAAGATGTTGGATCTGTAAATTCACTATcactatttttattgttttttgatAAGCTAGAATTATCACTCACTTGTTTCACAGATTTTgtgttgaaattaaaaaagtttgtaATAGCTGGGACTTTATAGCACAGTTCATTTATGGAGTAATCAGTGTGATTATATCTAACTCGAAGAGTATTTACTTGCTCTGTGATGTTGTATATGGCTTGTAGTACATCAGGCTGCAGGACATCATCGGCTTCCACCAGCACCCTCTGCAGGCGGAAGGCAGTTCCAAACTGGTTAACATACCAATATGTGTCACGGTAAAAGTCTGATTCAGGTGGAACCCACAGTTTCATGGGGTTCTTTTCTATATGGAACTTCATCAATCCAACTCCACTTAATATCACAAAGGTCCAACTTAATACAACAGTCCGCACTGGATGTCTTCCAACGTGTACTCCGAGGATGAAAAATAATTGCTCCACAAAGTGGACAAATCTTGATGAAACATTCTCCCATAGTTGTTGAGGGGTCTTAATTTTCTCTTTTGATGGCATGCCTTTAATGTGGGTAACAGGAAAAATTTCAATTTTCCAATTTATATGACTATATAAAAAAGGAGGCAATGTCAATTTCAAACTTTTATACACTTAAAGTAGCCAAAAAGTTAAAATGTGATTATTTTTGTTCCGTCTTGAAAACAATGAATAGTCCGGCATTGCTTTTTCTCGCCCACTGTACTGATAAGGGACATCGCCAATACAATGTTATTTTTGTCACACAGTCGCCGCCGCATCCcgtacaataacataaattattacTATATTTTAATAGAATAATGAACAACTAGTGTCTATTCGTCGACCATCGGGCTCTCATGTTTAAAAAGTTCACTTCGTAAGTACTAAAAACTTTAACGAAGTTAATCCGATGACGAACTAACAAGCACCCACACTTCCCGCTGATCACTCAACAATGCAATGAAACGAATGAACGTATTTCACGACTTTGTAATGCTTTGCAATGAATCAACACAGAGTTTGTGTTCAACTGACTGCACTGACTGACACTGACAGATGtaagttacgtttcgtttaTGAAGAATCGGAAATCGGATAAAATTATGATGAATGATGGAGCttgtaatcaaaataaaatccaATGAGACGCCacaaattttggaaaaaacgcTTTTCATGACTCTTTATGTTATTATAAAAGGAgtcatagtttgtcaaaggactgtctcatttcaaacataatcaTACTATAACTTGGTCaatcagatcttgacagtagaaaaaggcggcaaatttgaaaaatgtaggcgcgaagggatatcgtcccatagaaaatttgaatttcgcgcctttttttactgacaagatttggttgaccagctatagctttgtcttaaactagtactagcactcaaatgaaaaggatgagtatgttttttttgttcttatttactgccagtttggtttgaccaactatagtaatTATACattaactatattaaaaaaaaactcgtaaTAAACGAAACATCTtttttttactatggaaatacttattaataaacgtcagtgtcaaaattgacattaaAACATTCTGCATGTAGCTGTatattgattaaaaataaatttaaaccgttgttttatattaaaaaatattacttagtaACAGTACGGGATTATTCTGTACATTTTGGATCATCATGTGGActacaaaaacatttttaactaAAACCAAACGCGGCAACATTTTGAAGGTAAGGttatgtttgtatttatttagtaaattatgttattttaactAGGATTACACTTAGAGTAAAATTTGTTTCTAGATTGTGAGGGAGCATTACTTGCGAGACGATTTACTCTGCGGGTCTGAAGCATGCGTGCTTTGTCCGCACAAGGACGATGAAATAGTGTTGGAGTTGAAACCGAAATCAATTTGTGCGCTTTTCGAAGAACCCCACTACGTGGTCCTCGACACCAACGTGGTGCTGCACCAGATCGACGTGCTGGAGGAGGACGCGCTCACGAACGTGATCGTATTGCAAACAGTGCTTGATGAAGTCAAGCATCAGAATACGGCTATATTTCAAAGACTGCTTGAGATTATAGGCAACAAGAAAAGGAAATTTTATTCGTTTGTAAACGAACATCATAAGTAAGTACCTTGTTTTACCTTTAAAATTTACTTTATATCAGTTTGTCCTTATTTtgtttaagtaaaaaatatttttttgtgcaaAATGTACAAATGCACCCAATTTGCAAGTGAAAATAATTTCTTTTTTCTTATGAACATTGCAACAAACTGTAAGGCAATATATATTACAGGCTAATGAAAGCACctaggtatataattttatcTTCTTA
This portion of the Cydia amplana chromosome 7, ilCydAmpl1.1, whole genome shotgun sequence genome encodes:
- the LOC134649469 gene encoding NPC intracellular cholesterol transporter 1-like; translation: MPSKEKIKTPQQLWENVSSRFVHFVEQLFFILGVHVGRHPVRTVVLSWTFVILSGVGLMKFHIEKNPMKLWVPPESDFYRDTYWYVNQFGTAFRLQRVLVEADDVLQPDVLQAIYNITEQVNTLRVRYNHTDYSINELCYKVPAITNFFNFNTKSVKQVSDNSSLSKNNKNSDSEFTDPTSWIGEDFYCGFIENFPMTCLQHNIVDLFKNDLDLIKGATKYDIVSKVNSVKINPVSGHDFDYTELLGGMSHDENGDIVAAKSVILTWYTEVNMSAVDLNEVGNLVGTEDWLTVPLGLWEQKYVDLMVTLSNNLSNITLYYEAGRSFADVSGDAIMQELGKLFIGILLMFMYIQFGLSRFTWLEVRLTLGSVGLLCVGMAYISAVSWCSVIGISFGPVHSSLPFLLMGLGVDDMFVMQACWENLPEADSRKSIPYKVGLMLKHAGVSIVITSFTDIVALLIGAITILPSLKSFCIYAAFGVFFIFCYSVTFYVAVFTLDIKRIEANRNGILFCYRHKSPVSLAKDKTTMQKLFAKFYKNVVFTTPGKIIVIIFTLAVTGFSIEAILKLEQRFDPKWFIPEYSDYKQYLNVHDHYYPEEGHTAMVFLGEMDYRQELSHLYNMTKSLENKTYVKDVVTWLHPFHGYVQSNFHLDVYNSTAVSKEQFNLYLSKFLFSPIGGRYQRNLKFSKPFKCGQSATTIKASHISFKFTKFNGPDEYIPAMNQVKNLVENASISSGDGYRSVWSKVFANWVTDEIIAVEVERNVELALLCVMVCTAVLITNLQMCFWIFMCVLLTIVNVLGFMQRWGMTVDIVCCIGLELAIGLCVDYAAHVGHTFLTIPDGSRSDRAFKTITAIGGAVLLGGGATLLSLSLLSMSQAYTFQTFAKIFLLVIIFGLFNGLVFLPVVLSLIGPAGHKSNVKGPEEVEMNGKQRALETE